A part of Numenius arquata chromosome 16, bNumArq3.hap1.1, whole genome shotgun sequence genomic DNA contains:
- the GAS2L1 gene encoding LOW QUALITY PROTEIN: GAS2-like protein 1 (The sequence of the model RefSeq protein was modified relative to this genomic sequence to represent the inferred CDS: inserted 2 bases in 1 codon; deleted 1 base in 1 codon), which produces MGQVGDGVREILSCCSCPSQFPMVKVSEGKYKVGDSSTLIFVRVLRSHVMVRVGGGWDTLEHYLDKHDPCRCSSLAHRLPQPRAPGFSPQKPAPGSFSPAPCAPSPSTPRRSRAAAPPSGGRDSSHGRTERGSHQPKGVGDTGIPKPPYGAKQDGLPPRGNLVSLPGSASPSRSPAEPRAASTLRPRLPSRARRCSGDSDSSASSAQSCPPRRRDPPGVGGLSLPLPPAPPPQERGRSRVPNGPGRPPPRARSHGRPSGPQPLLLISRRPDGQHSWARAEPPPRGRTPACRSSLQEGVSGEPPDGDELAWGLRAPLQLEPGQEQQLFRRLEEEFLANTRLMAELEDGETPPTGPPPPPPPPSGPADSAYCSSSSSSSSLNVFAKQDGRRSGNNGSGNGXPPPPATPETVDVGRRPVLSSSSDESCCFPASWENRETRGGPESDTDWALGEDELGETTEPPLAVGVPKLVPSLPMLSPRLRAKPRLDTQPHKKPSRIPTPRGCGAAPRPLKPGEHKPWGALQSVLSSFLEPTWVPREHDGLDEDAWP; this is translated from the exons ATGGGGCAAGTGGGGGATGGG gTGCGGGAGAtcctgagctgctgctcctgcccctcgCAGTTCCCCATGGTCAAGGTCTCCGAGGGTAAATACAAAGTGGGAGACTCCAGCACCCTCATCTTCGTCCGA GTGCTGAGGAGCCACGTGATGGTGCGCGTCGGCGGCGGCTGGGACACACTGGAACATTACCTGGACAAGCACGACCCGTGCCGCTGCTCCTCCCTCG CTCaccgcctgccccagccccgcgccccgGGCTTCTCCCCGCAAAAACCAGCTCCCGGCAGCTTCTCCCCTGCACCCTgcgcccccagccccagcactccCCGCCGCTCCCGTGCAGCTGCCCCCCCCTCAGGCGGGAGGGACAGCAGCCACGGCAGGACAGAGCGGGGCAGCCACCAGCCCAAGGGTGTCGGGGACACGGGCATCCCGAAGCCACCCTACGGTGCCAAGCAGGACGGGCTGCCTCCACGGGGGAACCTGGTCTCCCTGCCCGGCTCTGCCAGCCCTTCCAGAAGCCCCGCGGAGCCGCGGGCAGCCAGCACGCTCAG GCCTCGTCTCCC gtcccgtGCCCGCCGCTGCTCGGGTGACAGCGACTCCTCCGCCTCCTCTGCCCAGagctgccccccccgccgccgggacccc cccggggtgggggggctcagccttcccctccctcccgccccccctccGCAGGAACGGGGCCGTTCTCGGGTCCCCAACGGGCCgggccggcccccgccgcgggcTCGTAGCCACGGTCGCCCCTCTGGCCCCCAACCCCTGCTCCTCATCAGCCGCCGGCCCGATGGGCAACACTCCTGGGCacgggcagagccccccccccgcggtcGGACCCCCGCCTGCCGTTCCTCCCTGCAGGAGGGGGTCTCTGGCGAGCCCCCCGACGGCGACGAGCTGGCCTGGGGGCTACGAGCCCCGCTGCAGCTGgagcccggccaggagcagcagctttTCCGACGGCTGGAAGAGGAATTCTTGGCCAACACGCGGTTGATGGCGGAGCTGGAAGACGGGGAGACCCCTCCGACGggacccccgccgccccccccgccgccctccggtCCCGCCGACTCAGCTTATTGCTCCTCcagttcctcctcatcctccctcaACGTCTTCGCCAAACAGGACGGACGGCGGAGCGGGAATAACGGGAGCGGGaacgg cccccccccgccggccacCCCCGAAACGGTGGATGTGGGGCGCCGGCCcgtcctctccagctcctccgaTGAAAGCTGCTGCTTCCCGGCCTCCTGGGAGAACCGGGAGACCCGGGGGGGCCCCGAGTCTGACACCGACTGGGCGCTGGGGGAGGACGAGCTGGGGGAGACGACGGAGCCCCCCCTCGCCGTGGGGGTCCCCAAACTGGTGCCTTCCCTCCCCATGCTGTCCCCGCGCCTCCGGGCCAAGCCCCGGCTGGACACCCAGCCCCACAAGAAGCCCTCCAGGATCCCCACCCCacggggctgtggggcagccccccgccccctcaAACCTGGGGAACACaagccctggggggctctgcagagcgtcctctcctccttcctggagCCCACCTGGGTCCCACGGGAGCACGACGGGCTGGATGAGGATGCATGGCCATGA